The following DNA comes from Peribacillus sp. FSL E2-0218.
TTCCCGATGATCCTTGATCCATTGGTTGATTCGTGTTTTGAAATTCGCCACTTTCATCCTCCTTATATACATAGCGTGCCATTCCATATTCCATCACAATGTGACTATCAATCCTTCACGCCTCTTGCCTATTCGATGCTGTGGACTGCAGCCCCGATTTTCAGCGTTGCCTCTGTATTCGCAATCACATCGGCCACTGTATAGGGCGCCATGACTTCCTTCAATGCCAATCCCTCTTTTGTCACTTCAATGACAGCCATTTCTGTGATGATCATATCTACACTTTGTCTTGCCGTTAAAGGCAGTGTGCATTTCTTTAAAATTTTCGATTCACCCTGTTTGTTCACATGATTCATCAAGACAATCACCTTTTTCGCTTTTTGGGCAAGCTCCATTGCTCCGCCCATCCCCGGTACCCGTTTGCCTGGGACAATCCAATTTGCCAAATCCCCCGTTTCACTAACTTCCAATGCCCCGAGGATGGCAATGTCGATGTACCCTCGGCGAATCATGCCAAATGCCGCAGCACTATCAAAGTAAGAAGCCCCCATTACAGTCGTGATCGGTACCCCTCCTGCGTTACAGAGAGCAGGATCCTCTTCCCCCTGTTTTGGACTGGGGCCTGTTCCAAGAACACCGTTTTCGGCATGAAACAGAACATGGATATCTTGTGGTAAATGATCGGCCACTAAGGTAGGGATGCCAATCCCTAAATTCACGATCAATCCGTCATGGATTTCCTTGGCAGCGCGTTTCGCGATGCGATTCCTTACATCTACTCCCATGCCCATTTCCAATTCACCCCTTTTGTTGGAATCACCATATCTACATAAATACCTGGCGTGGCAATACATTCCGGATCCAATTCGCCGGCCGGAACGATCTCTTCTACCTCGGCTATCGTAAGGGCTCCTGCCATCGCTACCAGCGGATTGAAGTTGCGGGCAGTCTTGTCATATACCAAATTCCCCAACGGATCAGCCTTTTTGGCATAGACGATGCTCACTTCCGAGGTCAAAGCGGTTTCGATCAAGTACTCCTTGCCATCGATGACCATTTTGTCCTTGCCTTCTTCGGCTATCGTTCCAATCCCGACATCAACAAATATCCCACCCAAGCCCACTCCCCCGGCACGAACCCTTTCAGCTAATGTGCCTTGCGGGGAAAATTCCACCTGCAGCTTCCCTTCCGTCATGAGCCGACCGGCATTAGGGTTAGAGCCGATATGAGAGGCGATGACCTTTTTGGCCCTTTCAAGGGTTACTAGCCTGCCAATTCCAATATCGGGGAATCCTGTATCATTGCCAATCAAGGTTAAATCCTTGACCCCCTTGTCCAGGATGCCCTGTATGAGCGTTGGCGGCGTCCCCACTCCCCCAAACCCGCCATACATGAGCGTACATCCATCCTTTATATACTCGATTGCTTCTTCCAGAGTCACAATTTTGTTTTTTTTGGAAATGACCTGCTTCATATGTGGTTCCTCCTACCTCTCAACTGAAGCTTCCAGTTTCTTCATCTGAAATATATGCCTATTTAAAGTCTCCATCACCTGAAGATAAATCTTTCCCCCAGATATTCATGTCCTCATACTTATCCCAAATATTGCAATTCTTCGTTAATCTTCCTCCATATTCATACCCAAGCTGGTGAAAGACGGCGTTCATTCCCATCGACAAAGACCGTGCCAAAGAGTAGGAACAATAAATATTTTTCCTGATAAGTTCCTGCTCCAATGACGAGATAAGCACCTTCATAAAACCATGTTTCCGATGATGAGGAATCGTAGCACAGTCTGTCATTTCAGCATGATGATACCTTTCACATACTTCCGCGGATGCAGCACTGACAATCGATCCTTCATATTGGATAACACTAAAGATCGTACCTTCCTCCATCACTTTTTTGATATAGCCCGCATCATTCATTGGTGTTGGATAGGTTTCAAAAATTTCACCATATAACTTAGCCAGCTCATGTGCATCTTTAACTTCAGCAAATCGAAGGGAGTAATCTTCAGGCAGTTGCCGCTTTTCTATCACTCTAGGAATATCGATGACATCCTGGATAATTTTATCTTCCTTCATCCAATCGTCACTTGTCCGCCTTTCATCAGTAAAATACAAGGCCATGCAATAAGCATCATTCCCATTAAAATACTTCCTCAATATTCCTTCGAGCACAAACCCACGAGCCAATGTCGCAGATAAATCTTCTTGTCTGGCTTTAAGGATCAATTTTGTAAAGCCGTGCTCCTGAGTGATGACGAGCGATCGAGTTATCACTGTTTTGATATTCCCCCGATAATCATCAATGCGCAATCGTTGATTTGCATGATCAAGATAGAGTTCCATCGTAAAACTTTCCCCCGTCTCAATTCGAGTAAAAAAAGGCAGATTTTGAATAGACATCATGTATCCTCCTTAACTTAAATCCCGCAGAAGTGCTGCACCAGCTACTTCTCCGGGCGTTTTTTTTCTGTAAACTCCTCAGGATGGCCGCTCACGTCGTATATCGAAAAGGCTCCGTCCTGGCTCATCCTTGTTTAAAGTTGGACAGTAGGATCTGCCTTCCCCTCCAGACGGAGTTCACATTGCACCTCGGAAATGGCCGCTTCTAAAATATCTACTAAACGATCCATTTCACCTTTTGTAATAACCAAGGGTGGCGAAATGATAATGGCATCCCCCATCCCATTAATGGCTCCTGAAGCCGGATAAACAAGTAACCCTTTATCAAATGCATGCTCAATTACCCGATTCGTTACATCTAATTCTGGTGGATAAGGGTTTTTCTTTTCCCGGTTTGCGACAAACTCCATTCCAATTAGTAAACCCTTTCCCCTTATGTCCCCAATCATTTCATACGACGATAGGAGCGCTTTCAATTTACTCATCAGATAGTTACCTTGTTCTTCTGCTTTTTTTACCAATTGATGTTTCTCCACGTATTCAATGACCTTTAGGGCAACTGCTGCCGATTGCGGATTGGCACTATACGTATGGCCGCCCATAATGGTCTTGGATCCATTCAAAATAGGTTCCATGACTTTATCGCTGACTAGGGTGGCTGCCATGGGGGTATACCCTGAACTCATTCCTTTTCCTAGGGTCATAAGGTCCGGCGTAACATTCCAATGCTCGATGGCAAACATTTTCCCGGTACGGCCAATTCCTGTCATTACCTCATCTGCAATAAATAGGACGTCATACCGCTCACAAATTTCTTTGATTTTCTGATAATAATTAGCTGGTGGCGTGATGGCCCCACCCGCAGCGCCTATAATCGGCTCGGCAATAAATGCAGCAACACGTTCTGCCCCAATGCGCCTAATCTCCGTTTCTAGTTCTTGTGCACAAAGAAAACCCCACTCCTCTTCCGTTACGTGCTCCGGCCGGCGATACGTGTATGGGGCAGATACGGAAGGATAATCAGCTAACAACGATGAAAATCTCTGTCTTCTCAGCACATGCCCTGACATCGATAAGGCTCCCATTGTAATTCCGTGATAGCTCGACCATCTGGATATAATGCGGTCTTTTTTCAGTTTCCCCTTTTCTTGCCAATATTGGATCGCAATCTTCATCGCTGTCTCGGTCGCTTCCGAACCGCTATTGACAAAGAATGACCAATTAAGATCTCCAGGAGCCAATTGACTCAATTTTTCCGCTAGTTTTTCAGCTGGTTCATTGGTAAATTGCGATCGATAAGAAAATGAAATCTTTTCTGCCTGTGCAAGAGTTTCGTTGATAACCTCCTGTACACCGTGTCCTATACTTACTGTTACAGCTCCCGAAGACCCGTCGATATATTTTTTTCCATCCTGATCATATATATATATGCCTTTTGCCGATGCTGCCATTGGATATCGCTTACCTAATATCGGTTTAATTAAATAATCTCGTTCCTTCATCCTTTACAGCTCCCTCGGATTATAAGAGTATACTAAAACTTTATTAAATTTTCCGACAAACCACAATTTGACAAACGGATGAAAAAATCGGGGTTCCATTGTACACTGTGTATAATGGATGATAGACTAATCGATGTTTACTCACTGGGGGGCTATCTATGGCGATTCGGATGTATGAAGCGTTGCAACTGCCGATTATGCAGCAAACCAAATTAGTGGCTGGCAAAAAGGGCTTACAAAATTGGCTCAAATGGGTAACCATTGTGGAGGTAATTGAAGATATTCATCGTTTACAAGATGGAGAGTTTTTGATTACAACAGGATTCGGATTAGGAGAACATACGGAGAAACGCAAGGTGTTCGAAAAGCTTTTATCCAGCGGAAAACTGTCTGGAATAGCCCTATATACCGGTTTTTATCTAAAGGAAATTCCAAAATCATTTATCGCCATCGCCGACGAATTTGCCCTGCCCTTAATTGAAATTCCTCAAGACATAAATTTTTCGATGATCACAAAAGAGCTACTCGTACAAATTGTGAACAAACAAAGCCAAACATTGGAGTACTCGCTGCGTATCCATCAGGATTTTACACGGCTTGTATTGGAAGGGCATGGATTTGATCCGATTACGAAAACCCTTCATGACATACTGGATGCAAGTATCATCCTTATCGCACAAGATGAAGTAATAAGCTCCTGCCTAAAACATGACTTTATTGATATCGACAATGTAACCAATCTAGATGAAAAACAAATGGATAACGTCAAAATGATCAGTCAACCTATTATCGCCAATAAGCATACCTACGGAAAGGTACTCATCATAAAGGAAAAAAGGTTATCGGAAGAATTGGATTCTATCGCAATCGAGCATGCGACGACTGTATATGCCATTGAATTTTTGCGAAGAAGAGCAATAGAGGAGACCCAATTGCGGCTTACCAGTGACTTCCTTGATGAAATATTGAATCCCATAATCCCCAATAATCAAGATATGATCGAGAGAGGACGTAAACTAGGCGTAGACCTTGCAAACCCACAAAGTATCTTATTCATTTATTTTCCATCATTGAATGAGGAGAACAGTGATGAAAAATACAATCAATTAACCGAAATGATTCAACACACTATGGGAAAGTCGAAAATCCCCTACCTTCTGCGGACGAAATCCGATAGTGTGATGATTATGGCGGAAGCAAAACCTGGATCGAATAGTATGGACTTAGCGGTGAGCCTCTTAACTAGTTGGAATTCAACATCGTTAAATGAACCGATAGCCATAGGGATTGGTCAAACAGCTGCCCACATTCATGAATTACCTAAACGTGCGGCTGAATCCGAGCAAGCCGCACGTTTTTCCCAAGTTCTATTTAAGCCAAAATCGATCGCCCATTACAATGATTTTGGGGTATATCAATTACTGATGGAAATGAAAGAATCAGGGGTGGATTTAGAGGAATTTCACCAAAAATATCTTGGAAATCTATTTGATTCAAAAGGAGTAGACCTCATTACGACACTTGAAGCTTATCTTTTTTTCAATCAAAGCATCAAAAAAACGGCAAGTGAGCTATATATTCATCGCCATACACTGAAATATAGGCTAGATCAGATACAGAAAAAAACCGGATTGGACCTGGATGATTATGATAATGGCATAAAGTTATACTTAGCTATTTTGGCATATAAAGTATTGAAATACATGTAATCGATAAGGCAGAATCTCAAAAAGGGGTTGGGAATTTAAATTCCCAACCCCTTTTCAAAGACAGGAATATCGTTCTTCATCACATAGGGAGATTTTAGTCTTCCTATGTTTTCATTCCTATTATTGATCTGTTTGTTTTTGCTTCTTTTTCAAATACTCCGCACGTATTTTTTCTATTTGCTGCTTTTTATCAAATTTGGCAGGCTTCTGTTTTTCATGAAACTTTGTCACAGCTACCTGACTTTTGTAATCCAATTGATATTTCCCCACTTTATTCACCTACTTTTCTTGTCTGTAAAGAGAATCTATTCAACAAATATAATATACCTTATTTTACTGAACTAAACCTTATTACTTTATTAGTGTACTGCTAACTTGGCATATATCAATAAAAACATTAAAAACTTAGTAAAATAAATCCTCGCCAATATAATGCCTTGACACTCTGCATAAGCCTTCATGGTTCTTAACCCCAATAACCATTCCGTTACATCCCCATATCCTCTCCAAAAATCACCTTTTCTACTTATATCCATATCAATCCAAATATTACCTTCTTGGAATAACCTGCCCCGTTAGTTCATAAAGATTTATCGCAGAGTTGACGCATACCGAATCACAAAGTATTTATATAAAATCAAAAAAACTGCTCCTCAAAGAGCAGAAGCAGAAAAAAAAGATGTTATTTCACAATTTTAAGAGGAACAAGTACTTTATGAAAAAAAGAGGTTTCGAGCTTGGCTAACCAACCGTTTCCGTTTTCTCCATTAGCTACTTGAGCAGCGTGTTTTTTGTGAAACTCCGCTACCCGTTTATTATGCTCTTTATGCCCTTGGTGCATAGAATCATGCTTCATTCTTATTGCCTCCTTTCCGTTTCATTATATTTCTAGAAAGGTTGAATAGAAAGTGCATTTTATTCAACTTTTGAAAGAGAGGAAATCGATACGTTGATAAATAGGAATATGCACAGTTCGTATACACTATGCTTGTTACTAACTCATCATGACTTTGTACTGAAAGAGGGTCCCATTTCCTTAGCAGACTTGGCAGACGAATCATTAGTTATTACCCCAAGGGTGATTGGACCGGGCTTTTACGATGTAATTACAAAAACCTGTCTTCAAGCCGGGTTTTCTCCTAATATCACGGTCGAGACCCATGACCTCCAAACGGTAATCTCCTTCGTCTCCCTTGGGATGAGCTTCTCACTTACAGCTAGAAATACACAAACTGCTGAGGTTGTCTTTAGGGAACTGGTGGATACGGCAGTTACGCTGGATATTGCAGTAGCATACCGCCGTGATGAGAAATCAGAGATGTTTCATTCGTTTCTGGACATGTTTTTCGATTATTATTCCATTTATAATGATGAGGGCCGCCTAACATTGCCAAGCGGCCTATATTTTTTGGAGAGCTTAACTGCTATACGAAATCTGCGTCCTGCCCTGGCTACTGATATAATAGATTCTATTAAAAAAGGTCATCCAGTAAAAACTGGCTAACCTTATACTCCAATATAAAAAGATCCGTACAAAGGCTGCCCCATCGGCTTACGCACTTGTATTTATTAAATGATTAGAAGTTTTGTGACAGAGCTTAAATCTCTCCAATTTACAACAACCAATCCAATTACTTTTTCTAGAATGTTCAATCTATTTTTCTGAATTTAAGCTAATACAAGCAAACATAATCCTCTTTAGTTAATGTTATTTTAATTTTTTTAACTAAATCGGTTATAGCGCCTTTGGTTTTTGAAAATACATTTCAAAATATATGATGGATCTTCCATGTATGTATCATTTTCCATTGTCCACCAATTGAGTTAGCAAAAAAGATTAAAGCAGCTCTGTTCCAAAACAAGAAACCACATTTTTGCATTTCCAGCTAAAAGAATAGCTGTTGCACCAAAATACCCAATAAGTTACTATAATGTTACTTAAAGTAAAATGACAATAAAGAGTCCGTCATGCATAAGGGCTCGTTCACTTTCATTTTTTTCGTTAACGAAATATTTATTGTTAGACAATTTTTTTATAGTGAAGGAGAAGCTAATGGTTCTGATTGAAAAGGGAAAATGGGTTTGGTTATTAATGTTAGGATTGGTCCTATGTAGTAACTTCGCTATATACAACACAAACGTGGGCAATGGTATATTACCAGATGATACCAATGAAGTCGTTTTAGGCTCGCTATTAGATTTAGTGATTCTGCTTCCTATACTTTTTATGCTCTATCAGCGGAAATTCACGATAAAGATGGCGGTACTTCTTACAGCAATGGGGTGTATTTTAGCGAGATTTTTGATACCCTATGATTTCTTGGAACCATTCGTGGCAGTCACTTGGGCAGGAATTGCTATTGAAGCAGCTTTAATCGTTTTCGAAGTTTTACTGATCTTTATGTTTGTACGTTATGTACCCCAAATTGTCAGGACCGTTTCATCTAGTAAATTGCCTGTCATTTTTTCTTTTCCACACGCTGTTAATTTGTATGTGAAGAAAAATCCAATTATTCATATGATTTGCTCAGAAGCTCTCATGTCTTATTATGCATTTTTCAGTTGGAAAAAGACTCCGCCTCCTGGCATGACTATTTATAAAAATTCTAGTTACATGGCTTTTCAAATTATGATGATTCATGCAATTGTTATTGAAACGTTAGGGATTCACTTGTGGATTCATGGAAAATCGACGACCCTCTCTCTAATTTTGTTAGTCCTTAATATTTACTCTGTCGTTTATTTTCTGGCGAATATTCAAGCAATCAGATTAAATCCAATTTATATGAATGACCGGACGCTATTTATATCTTTAGGATTGGTAAAACGTGCCGAAATTCAGTTCGATAACATTGAATCCATTATTGTGGACCTTGAAATCTTAAAGAAGAAAATACCGAAAGACACAATCGATTTTATCGTTCGCGATTTTGCTAAGGTTGACCCGGATATGATTATCCACTTAAAAAAATCAATAAAAGTTACTCTGTTCATGGGAATTCAAAAAGAATGTACTAAAATCGCCATTCGTTCTGATTCCCCATCGGAACTCAAGCATGCCATTTTAGAGAGAATAAATAATAGGCTGTGTAAAAGGTAAAGGTTAATTAAAATAGATAATAGAAAAAAGCACCAAGCAGGTGCTTTTTTCGTTATCATTTCCCTTTCGAAGGTTCACCGTGACTATAGTTTAATAATTCCACATTGGAAGCGGCTAAATTTTTCTCATCCAGGTCTTTGTTAAACTGGAGGGGTGAAACACCAAATGTAATGGTATCCGTGCCTAATTGTCCCCTTTTATTTCCATCGTAAGTTTTAACAGTAAATTTTATTATATAAGGATGGCTTAATTCCCTTCCTTTTTCCGATTGTTTTATTTCCACAACATCATAATTTTTATCCCACCAATTATATTGAAACGTCACTGAATCCTTTTTATAAAAATCGGTTACTGCTTGTTTCATTTCATCAGAAAACTGGTCTAATATAAAATGGTCCATAACTTGTTCCATACCTTTTGAATCGTGCTTATGCTGTTTCTCAGCACTAATGGAAACGTTATCGAGACTCATGGAAGCCAGCAAAATTGCTAAAAACAACAACTTTTTCATCGATTTCCACCTTTCTAATTTTTAATATTATTTGTAAATGGGCAAATGTTATTCAATTATCTGGTGCTACAGGGCTAGCATATGGAGGAATAGGTTTTTTGCCGGGCAAAAGTTGTGTTGAATATATTCAGTGGATTCCCACTTTCAGAGAAAAACCTATGTATTGATACCATGGACAGCTACAATAATAAAAATAACAGTTGGTTTAAATAGTCGGGCATGTTAGGTCAAGAGGAATCCAACACAAGACAGCGAATCAGAATCTTCATTCATTTATTGATAGTATGGAGGGTAAGTTCCCTCATCATCATAAGCGGTTAAAGATTTTCGTTCTACTTCATAAGAAAAGGACCAGAATCCCTTTTCTTTTCCTTTGTTCCACCTCTCAGTAAACGTAATGAGATATTTTTCTTTTCCAATTCCTTTCGCAGATGTTTCTCTCTCAACATGATAACCGTGAATCATTTCATCCACCTTGCCGACATATTTAGGGAAAACCTCAGTAAAAGTCCCCTCTCCATCAGTGGCAAATTCAACAGCATCTTCCGTTGAAAATGGAGGTAAAGGTTCTGATATTATTTGAAAATACACACATAGCAAACCACATGCTAAGGGAGGGAAAAGCAAGAACAGCTTTGTAGTCTGTTGAGCCTTATCTCTAACATATAGCCATCTATCAATAAAAGCATAGAATAAAGCAGCAACCATTCCGGCTATTGCTAATGACGTTTCCTGAAAAAACAATCCATTCAATAAACCAAAAAGACCATGAAGCAAAATGTAAAGCCATGTATGTTTTATAAACCATCTTCTTTGCAGATATTCTATGACTACTGAAACCAGGGTGCCATAAATCAAGACAATTGCACCTACATACATACTATATAAAAATACCCATCTTAAAAATTCCCCTCCTAAATTATAGGTCGTTCCCTCCTTCATTCCATCAGCCATGTACAAATAAACGAAGATAAAGGAAGTAACCGCTGTCGTGACATAAGTGACAGTTATTTTCCTCTTTATCAAACTTTCAACATCCATTTTATCCGTCCCTTTCATAAGAAAAAGCTGCCTTATAGACAGCTCCGATCTTCAGCTAACGCAACCATTAGCTTCGTAGTCATTTCTCCCAAAGCTCGATCAGCCGGCCTTCAGGATCTTCAATCCAAACAAACTTTCCATATTCACTAATCTCTTCTTTCTTGGCAAGAGGTACACCTATTTGTTCAAGATGCTTAATTGTCTCGCTTAGATTATCTACCTGGAAATTTAACATCACTTGTTGTTCTGTTGGAAAATAACGGTCATCCTCGGTAAAGAAAGAAAAGATGGTCTCATTTCCTGCTTGGGGCTTTATTACCGTCCCATTCCAATTGTCTATTTCAAGCTTCAACACTTCACTGTACCATTTTTTTACTGACTCTAGATTTTTAGTTCTCCAAAATATTCCGCCAAAACCTTTTATCATCGTAACTAGCTCCCATCTGTCATTAAAATTTTGGATGTAAATCAAGTTCTTTTGTCCCCTGAATTATATATAGAAACTTTTACTTTTTTATCCCTTGATTGCCTTAATTAATTCATCCAGCTTCTCGTTCTTTTCTTGATCTAATTTTACCTTTTCATTCATGAACTTAATGACCTTACTCACAAAATAAATGGCAAAACCAGTAAGCACCAAAGAAATCACGATAGGGATCAAAGTTAAAAGGATATATACACGATGCGGAACAAACAATGTGCTGCCACCCAATATCTCATCCTCCTTTAATAAACGATACCATTATTATACAATGACTTCATTTTATAAAAAAGGGCAGCTCCGAGGCTCTCTTGGGAGATAGCTCGGAAATTCAAGTAAAGAAGAAAAATCAAACGTATGAAACGGAAATCTATTATACTTCTATTAAGGAGTGAGATGAGCATAGACAATATATGATTGATTGGGTGAAAGGCCATCTATAGATGATTGTTCAATCATTTGTCAAATCTATCAATAAAGACGAGGAGTGGGGCGGCATGACTATTGCCAGAAAAATCGAGGTTGAACAATTGAAACATGCGAAGAGTGAGTTGTTTAATAAAGACGTACTCCACATTTTGAATGGTCAGGCTATGTATGAAGATTTCAAGGAAAGTAATTTAATGGGGAATTCTGATTACGTTCCATTCAATGAAGCGATGTGTGTTAACGCGACGACTCCGCAGGTTTTCGATCAATCGTTCATAAAAACACGGGCAGCAGGGCATCATGAGTCGGTGAAAAATTATATGGGAAAGGTTATCGAGCCATTAAACGGCCTCTTTCATAACGAGTACACCTTTATCGTTTTATGGTTTGGTGAAGACATGTTTTGCCAAATGAACCTCCTCACCCTCCTTTCCTATTTTGAACAGTCAGGATATGCCGGCAAAGTATTGTTAAACAGCTTCAGGGAGGATGAGTTTAAAGTAAGCCAAGCTGAACTCACTTTAGGAACCTATCAATCTGTCTATCAAGAAGTATTGGTGAATCATGAAAAACCAGCAAAAAAACTCACGCCGATCATGGACCAGGCAATCGACCTATATTTGGATATGCTCAAAGCAAATAATGCCGTGGTGACGTACATTTCCAAAAACAAACACTTACCGACATCCGAATTAGTTAATCGGTTATTCGAACGGTTTCCATCAATTGGATATGGAGATTCACAATATATCGAGCTTATCCATGAAGTGAGATCATAACGCTATGTCAAAAATACGATGAAAAATAAAAACGCAAACCCAATAGCCATAAACACCTTCTTCTTATTTTCCTTGTTACAATAACTTTCGATGGCATCTATGATTGATCCAATTCCTAATAACAACCATATGAAATGTATATTAAAATCAGTCGTGAATGACAAAATCAAAACCAAGCCTATCGCTGTCGCCATTACATACCTGATCTGGACAAATGGTTTCGTACTTTCACTTTCCCTATTTTCAAAGAACAATCCGAAGACTTCTTTCAATTTGTTCGACATATAATCCTCCCTTGAAATTCTGCCTTTCTTTAACGTTAAAACCCGCTACTTGATTAGTTAAAAATATAAGGGATATGTAAACAATAAAAGTACAACTAAAGTTACAATCACTCTAATCGCTGTCCATTTTTTACTGATTCCCGCTTTTTTCTCTAAGTAGCTGATATAGCCAATCGTTAAAATGAAGCCAAAAAAGATGATGATATACCCGCTAGAATCACCTTTAGCAAGATATCTTAATGCAGCTAAAGCAATGAGCATAGGACCGATAGTCCCCAAAATCATATTCACATATCGACCTTGTTTATTTCTTTCCATACCCTCACTCCTCATGTTATTTCACGAAAAAAGCCTTCCGCTCATTAAGGGCTTTATATGAAAAGGATCAAGTCCGGTGTTATACCGAACTTAATCCTTAGGCTGCCGTTTATTTCTTTGGCAGGTCGAGGTTCGTGAATTGATCGACTGGTACGATATCTTCGTCCATGTCGAGCACTTTCAGGACAACCCGGTCTCCCGCTTTCGTCAAGACGATATCGGAGAGTGCGTTGATGCTGGGGTCGACCGAGAATCTTTTCCCATTTCCCTCCACAAGCAGATAGTAGACGTAGCCGTTTGCAAGATTAGCATCGTTGATCCTGGCTACCTTACCCTTGATTTCTTTCATTTCGAATCCTTTTTGCGGGGTGACGCCACTGACCTTGCCTAAAGAGGCGATCAGTTTTTTATAGTTCCGGAAAGCTTCGTCCTTCGTTTTCCCGAAGACCACTTGGGGATTATCGCTATTGGCATAAACGATGGCCACGCCTTGGAACTTACTGCCCTTCGTTACCGGAATGACATATGTTGGTGCACCGTATATCGTATAGAAAACGCCATTGGTGGCTTTCCAGCCTGGATATTTGGACAAAAACTCACTGGCATTGGCGTTGGATTTCGCTTCCTTTCCAGTCAGAACCGAGGTGACTCCCTTGTAGTAGGTCATCTCGCCGGTCTTGGCGTTGAAAACACCATAGCCTACGAGGGT
Coding sequences within:
- a CDS encoding LysR family substrate-binding domain-containing protein codes for the protein MINRNMHSSYTLCLLLTHHDFVLKEGPISLADLADESLVITPRVIGPGFYDVITKTCLQAGFSPNITVETHDLQTVISFVSLGMSFSLTARNTQTAEVVFRELVDTAVTLDIAVAYRRDEKSEMFHSFLDMFFDYYSIYNDEGRLTLPSGLYFLESLTAIRNLRPALATDIIDSIKKGHPVKTG
- a CDS encoding PucR family transcriptional regulator ligand-binding domain-containing protein, with product MAIRMYEALQLPIMQQTKLVAGKKGLQNWLKWVTIVEVIEDIHRLQDGEFLITTGFGLGEHTEKRKVFEKLLSSGKLSGIALYTGFYLKEIPKSFIAIADEFALPLIEIPQDINFSMITKELLVQIVNKQSQTLEYSLRIHQDFTRLVLEGHGFDPITKTLHDILDASIILIAQDEVISSCLKHDFIDIDNVTNLDEKQMDNVKMISQPIIANKHTYGKVLIIKEKRLSEELDSIAIEHATTVYAIEFLRRRAIEETQLRLTSDFLDEILNPIIPNNQDMIERGRKLGVDLANPQSILFIYFPSLNEENSDEKYNQLTEMIQHTMGKSKIPYLLRTKSDSVMIMAEAKPGSNSMDLAVSLLTSWNSTSLNEPIAIGIGQTAAHIHELPKRAAESEQAARFSQVLFKPKSIAHYNDFGVYQLLMEMKESGVDLEEFHQKYLGNLFDSKGVDLITTLEAYLFFNQSIKKTASELYIHRHTLKYRLDQIQKKTGLDLDDYDNGIKLYLAILAYKVLKYM
- a CDS encoding CoA transferase subunit A yields the protein MKQVISKKNKIVTLEEAIEYIKDGCTLMYGGFGGVGTPPTLIQGILDKGVKDLTLIGNDTGFPDIGIGRLVTLERAKKVIASHIGSNPNAGRLMTEGKLQVEFSPQGTLAERVRAGGVGLGGIFVDVGIGTIAEEGKDKMVIDGKEYLIETALTSEVSIVYAKKADPLGNLVYDKTARNFNPLVAMAGALTIAEVEEIVPAGELDPECIATPGIYVDMVIPTKGVNWKWAWE
- a CDS encoding aspartate aminotransferase family protein, with the protein product MKERDYLIKPILGKRYPMAASAKGIYIYDQDGKKYIDGSSGAVTVSIGHGVQEVINETLAQAEKISFSYRSQFTNEPAEKLAEKLSQLAPGDLNWSFFVNSGSEATETAMKIAIQYWQEKGKLKKDRIISRWSSYHGITMGALSMSGHVLRRQRFSSLLADYPSVSAPYTYRRPEHVTEEEWGFLCAQELETEIRRIGAERVAAFIAEPIIGAAGGAITPPANYYQKIKEICERYDVLFIADEVMTGIGRTGKMFAIEHWNVTPDLMTLGKGMSSGYTPMAATLVSDKVMEPILNGSKTIMGGHTYSANPQSAAVALKVIEYVEKHQLVKKAEEQGNYLMSKLKALLSSYEMIGDIRGKGLLIGMEFVANREKKNPYPPELDVTNRVIEHAFDKGLLVYPASGAINGMGDAIIISPPLVITKGEMDRLVDILEAAISEVQCELRLEGKADPTVQL
- a CDS encoding DUF3888 domain-containing protein, which translates into the protein MKKLLFLAILLASMSLDNVSISAEKQHKHDSKGMEQVMDHFILDQFSDEMKQAVTDFYKKDSVTFQYNWWDKNYDVVEIKQSEKGRELSHPYIIKFTVKTYDGNKRGQLGTDTITFGVSPLQFNKDLDEKNLAASNVELLNYSHGEPSKGK
- the ablB gene encoding putative beta-lysine N-acetyltransferase, with the protein product MSIQNLPFFTRIETGESFTMELYLDHANQRLRIDDYRGNIKTVITRSLVITQEHGFTKLILKARQEDLSATLARGFVLEGILRKYFNGNDAYCMALYFTDERRTSDDWMKEDKIIQDVIDIPRVIEKRQLPEDYSLRFAEVKDAHELAKLYGEIFETYPTPMNDAGYIKKVMEEGTIFSVIQYEGSIVSAASAEVCERYHHAEMTDCATIPHHRKHGFMKVLISSLEQELIRKNIYCSYSLARSLSMGMNAVFHQLGYEYGGRLTKNCNIWDKYEDMNIWGKDLSSGDGDFK
- a CDS encoding VOC family protein; translated protein: MIKGFGGIFWRTKNLESVKKWYSEVLKLEIDNWNGTVIKPQAGNETIFSFFTEDDRYFPTEQQVMLNFQVDNLSETIKHLEQIGVPLAKKEEISEYGKFVWIEDPEGRLIELWEK
- a CDS encoding 3-oxoacid CoA-transferase subunit B, with protein sequence MGMGVDVRNRIAKRAAKEIHDGLIVNLGIGIPTLVADHLPQDIHVLFHAENGVLGTGPSPKQGEEDPALCNAGGVPITTVMGASYFDSAAAFGMIRRGYIDIAILGALEVSETGDLANWIVPGKRVPGMGGAMELAQKAKKVIVLMNHVNKQGESKILKKCTLPLTARQSVDMIITEMAVIEVTKEGLALKEVMAPYTVADVIANTEATLKIGAAVHSIE